One window of Dermacentor andersoni chromosome 7, qqDerAnde1_hic_scaffold, whole genome shotgun sequence genomic DNA carries:
- the LOC126535639 gene encoding uncharacterized protein, with protein sequence MSRPPDRRACEKASRETRKVINVFAKEGVQGGCESSRHDSEQIAFVQPLEAPRDSGGNSLENLNRSIAGFEEHCCEVLTSVDADDREQWAEVDLESAHFGACSSSDSDSEERTSVHDGLQDSLREWANEYGIKRRALTALLKTLRTQGGLHQLPEDGRTLMQTPRKNLDEFPICALAPGMYCHFGLAVGLQRSLSHVEKLPAVIPLLFNIDGLPLSKSSNMQLWPIQCLPRGCGNVPPFVVGAFAGQSKPSSCNDFLRPFVRELQTLLVQGVNINGDTVQVRMAYVIAEFVEDKQVEVVPVTWVEGDKCAWLDNLKGNRVTSLVKKSVPPDTFWKCYSVAVKWVFATYEQARAKLNDSQYTSDLGTGSEMSQGKRTRRPPAQRSDSDKPDTPPPPKKAKQSSSKQLPAPPSNFPLGP encoded by the exons ATGTCGCGACCACCCGACAGGCGTGCTTGCGAGAAGGCAAGCAGGGAGACAAGGAAAGTTATTAATGTTTTTGCGAAAGAAGGAGTTCAGGGGGGTTGTGAAAGTAGCCGGCATGACTCGGAGCAAATAGCATTTGTTCAACCTCTCGAAGCACCACGTGACAGCGGTGGGAACAGCTTAGAAAACTTAAATCGCTCAATCGCGGGATTTGAAGAGCATTGTTGCGAAGTCCTCACGTCCGTAGACGCAGATGACAGGGAACAGTGGGCAGAAGTCGATCTTGAGTCTGCTCACTTTGGTGCTTGCAGTAGTAGTGACAGTGATAGTGaagagcgcacaagcgtacatgACGGACTGCAGGATTCCTTGCGTGAATGGGCAAACGAATATGGTATCAAAAGAAGGGCGTTAACAGCTTTGCTGAAGACGCTAAGGACACAGGGGGGACTTCATCAGTTACCGGAGGATGGTCGTACACTTATGCAGACCCCTCGAAAAAACCTGGATGAATTTCCAATTTGTGCTTTGGCGCCAGGAATGTATTGTCATTTCGGACTTGCTGTGGGTCTTCAGCGTTCATTGTCTCATGTAGAAAAGCTGCCAGCTGTAATTccactcttatttaatatagATGGCCTCCCCTTGTCAAAGAGCTCCAATATGCAACTGTGGCCCATACAGTGCTTACCCCGTGGTTGCGGCAATGTGCCCCCATTTGTTGTGGGTGCGTTTGCTGGACAGTCTAAGCCATCCTCGTGTAATGATTTCCTGAGGCCTTTTGTTCGAGAGCTGCAAACTTTGCTTGTGCAAGGTGTGAATATCAATGGCGACACTGTTCAGG TTCGGATGGCTTATGTGATCGCCGAGTTCGTTGAGGACAAACAGGTGGAGGTGGTGCCAGTGACCTGGGTGGAGGGTGACAAGTGTGCGTGGCTCGACAACCTCAAAGGCAACAGAGTGACGTCCTTAGTAAAGAAATCTGTACCACCAGACACCTTCTGGAAGTGCTACAGCGTAGCAGTGAAATGGGTATTTG CAACATATGAACAAGCAAGGGCCAAACTTAATGACAGCCAGTATACATCAGACCTGGGCACAGGATCGGAAATGTCTCAAGGAAAAAGGACAAGGAGGCCACCAGCTCAGCGGTCTGACTCGGATAAGCCTGACACACCACCGCCACCCAAGAAGGCCAAGCAAAGTTCCAGCAAGCAACTTCCAGCTCCACCAAGCAACTTCCCACTAG GACCCTAG